A stretch of the Marinobacter sp. JH2 genome encodes the following:
- a CDS encoding YggT family protein, producing the protein MLADILITILMIASTFYMSVVLLRFLLQLARADFYNPISQFVVKVTNPPLRPLRKIIPGWGGIDGAALVLAVLIQAITFFFMLLIYNSGMPAFNPLTLLVWGALNVLSLIVKIYFWSVIAVVVVSWIAPQSGHPAIQLVAQITEPVMRPVRNIMPSMGGLDLSPIIVFLILNVLDVVLNHMKIAAGMGFLGAGM; encoded by the coding sequence ATGCTGGCAGACATACTAATCACGATCCTGATGATTGCATCCACCTTTTACATGTCGGTGGTGCTGCTTCGATTCCTTCTACAACTGGCACGGGCCGATTTCTACAATCCGATTTCCCAGTTCGTAGTGAAAGTCACCAATCCGCCATTACGGCCGCTGCGCAAAATCATCCCGGGTTGGGGTGGCATCGATGGAGCAGCACTGGTGCTGGCCGTCTTGATTCAAGCCATCACCTTCTTTTTCATGTTGCTGATTTACAACTCGGGGATGCCCGCCTTCAACCCCCTCACTTTGCTGGTATGGGGCGCCTTGAATGTTCTCAGCCTGATCGTAAAGATTTACTTTTGGTCGGTCATCGCCGTCGTAGTGGTTAGCTGGATCGCGCCTCAAAGCGGACACCCGGCAATTCAACTGGTTGCACAGATCACCGAACCGGTCATGCGCCCTGTCCGCAACATCATGCCTTCCATGGGCGGGCTCGATTTATCGCCGATTATCGTGTTCCTGATTCTGAATGTGTTGGATGTGGTGTTAAACCATATGAAGATTGCTGCTGGCATGGGATTTCTTGGCGCGGGCATGTAA
- the hemW gene encoding radical SAM family heme chaperone HemW: MPSSAPEAVCPPLSLYIHVPWCVRKCPYCDFNSHAIRGDIPEAAYLAALLEDLEHDLSFVRDRPIESVFIGGGTPSLMTSDFYQRLFEGLRQRLSFAPGAEVTLEANPGTLEEGRYQGFRQAGINRLSIGVQSFHQEHLKTLGRIHNADAAHRAIETAKAAGFSNFNVDLMHGLPEQTPEQALEDLKQALDHRPSHLSWYQLTIEPNTEFFSRPPDLPDDDRLWEIYRQGAEYLRAHNFDDYEVSAWSLPNRESRHNLNYWEFGDYLAIGAGGHGKVSLADGRIIRYWKTRQPEAYLNRIGSRTAGSEEIEPKERPLEFMMNVLRLKQGAEEELFTKRTGLPLGPVEVQLERLRKQNLLVGHRIQTTEQGQRYLNSLLEQFL, translated from the coding sequence GTGCCCTCTTCCGCGCCTGAAGCCGTCTGCCCACCCCTGTCGCTTTACATCCACGTGCCATGGTGTGTGCGGAAATGTCCATACTGCGACTTCAACTCTCACGCTATCCGGGGTGACATTCCTGAAGCCGCCTACCTCGCAGCCTTGCTGGAAGATCTTGAGCACGACTTAAGTTTCGTGCGCGATCGCCCGATTGAAAGCGTGTTCATCGGCGGCGGAACACCGTCGCTCATGACCAGTGATTTCTACCAGCGTTTGTTTGAGGGTCTTCGTCAACGTCTGAGCTTTGCGCCCGGAGCTGAAGTCACGCTAGAAGCCAACCCCGGCACCTTGGAAGAAGGCCGTTATCAAGGCTTCCGTCAAGCGGGCATTAATCGCCTATCCATCGGCGTTCAGAGCTTTCATCAAGAACATCTCAAAACGCTTGGCCGCATCCACAATGCCGACGCAGCTCACCGGGCCATAGAGACAGCCAAAGCGGCCGGGTTTAGCAACTTCAACGTTGATTTGATGCACGGCTTGCCAGAGCAAACACCGGAACAAGCCTTGGAGGATTTAAAGCAAGCACTGGACCACCGGCCGTCGCACCTCTCCTGGTATCAACTGACCATCGAGCCCAATACCGAGTTTTTCTCCCGTCCACCGGATTTGCCAGACGACGACCGCCTTTGGGAGATTTATCGGCAAGGCGCCGAGTATCTCCGCGCTCATAACTTCGATGATTATGAGGTATCAGCCTGGAGTCTGCCCAATCGCGAAAGCCGCCATAACCTGAACTATTGGGAGTTTGGAGATTATCTGGCTATCGGAGCCGGCGGGCATGGCAAGGTCAGCCTGGCCGATGGCCGGATCATCCGATACTGGAAAACCCGCCAACCGGAGGCTTATTTGAACCGCATTGGTTCTCGCACGGCTGGCAGCGAAGAGATTGAACCCAAGGAGCGACCGCTGGAGTTCATGATGAACGTGTTGCGGCTTAAACAAGGGGCAGAAGAGGAACTGTTCACCAAACGTACAGGTTTACCCTTGGGCCCGGTTGAGGTACAACTTGAGCGATTGCGAAAGCAAAATCTGCTGGTCGGTCATCGGATCCAAACCACCGAACAGGGCCAGCGGTATCTCAACAGCTTGTTGGAGCAGTTTCTCTGA
- the proC gene encoding pyrroline-5-carboxylate reductase, whose translation MSKSPVISFIGAGNMASAIIGGMLDNRFEANNVWVSAPDDSHLQAVRNQFGVSVSTNNRYCVEQADIVVLAVKPQVMADVCRDIAPVVQNTRPLIVSIAAGLTADTIEQWLGGGLPMVRVMPNTPSLVGKGAAGLFANDQVSDEQKTMVQTVFESIGTALWVEDENLLHGVTALSGSGPAYFFLILEALESAATDAGVEPATARKLAIQTMAGAAEMAARSEHDPAQLKRNVMSPGGTTERAINTFEDGGMRKLVKKAYDAAFTRSEEMAKELADKQ comes from the coding sequence TTGAGCAAATCACCCGTCATCTCGTTTATCGGCGCAGGCAATATGGCCAGCGCCATTATTGGAGGCATGCTGGACAACCGCTTCGAAGCCAACAATGTTTGGGTCAGCGCGCCCGACGACAGCCACCTACAAGCTGTTCGCAACCAATTTGGCGTAAGCGTTAGCACAAACAACCGCTACTGCGTGGAACAGGCCGACATCGTTGTTCTTGCGGTAAAGCCCCAAGTAATGGCCGACGTGTGCCGGGACATTGCACCGGTTGTGCAAAACACCCGCCCGCTGATTGTTTCCATTGCGGCAGGGTTGACCGCAGACACTATCGAACAATGGCTCGGCGGCGGGCTGCCGATGGTTCGCGTGATGCCGAATACACCATCGTTGGTCGGTAAAGGGGCGGCTGGCTTGTTTGCCAACGACCAGGTGTCGGACGAACAAAAAACCATGGTACAAACCGTGTTCGAAAGCATCGGTACCGCGCTTTGGGTTGAGGACGAAAACCTGCTTCACGGCGTAACCGCCCTTTCCGGCAGTGGCCCGGCTTATTTCTTTTTGATACTGGAAGCACTGGAAAGTGCTGCTACGGATGCTGGCGTGGAACCCGCCACCGCTCGTAAACTGGCGATCCAAACCATGGCGGGCGCGGCTGAAATGGCTGCACGCAGCGAACATGACCCAGCCCAACTTAAGCGCAATGTTATGTCCCCGGGGGGCACCACCGAGCGGGCGATTAACACGTTTGAAGACGGCGGCATGCGTAAATTGGTGAAAAAAGCTTATGATGCCGCTTTCACTCGCTCTGAAGAGATGGCAAAAGAGCTGGCAGACAAACAGTAA
- a CDS encoding type IV pilus twitching motility protein PilT has product MDITELLAFSAKQGASDLHLSAGLPPMIRVDGDVRRINLPPMEHKEVHGLIYDIMNDKQRKDYEEFLETDFSFEVPGVARFRVNAFNQNRGAGAVFRTIPSKVLTMEDLGMGQVFKDIASVPRGLVLVTGPTGSGKSTTLAAMMDYINDTRYEHVLTIEDPIEFVHESKKCLVNQREVHRDTLGFNEALRSALREDPDIILVGELRDLETIRLALTAAETGHLVFGTLHTTSAAKTIDRVVDVFPAEEKSMVRSMLSESLQAVVSQTLMKKMGGGRIAAHEIMIGTPAIRNLIREDKIAQMYSSIQTGGSLGMQTLDQCLEGLLRKGLISREDARMKAKIPDNF; this is encoded by the coding sequence ATGGATATTACTGAACTGCTTGCCTTTTCGGCCAAACAAGGTGCGTCGGATTTGCATCTTTCAGCAGGCCTGCCCCCCATGATTCGTGTCGACGGCGATGTACGCCGGATCAACCTGCCTCCGATGGAGCACAAAGAAGTGCACGGGTTGATTTACGACATCATGAACGACAAGCAGCGCAAGGACTACGAAGAATTTCTGGAAACCGACTTCTCGTTCGAAGTTCCAGGGGTCGCTCGTTTCCGGGTCAACGCCTTCAACCAGAACCGTGGTGCTGGTGCCGTGTTCCGGACCATCCCATCGAAAGTACTGACCATGGAAGATTTGGGCATGGGTCAGGTTTTCAAGGATATCGCTTCTGTGCCGCGGGGCCTTGTGTTGGTGACGGGACCAACCGGTTCGGGTAAATCGACCACGCTGGCGGCGATGATGGACTACATCAACGATACCCGCTACGAGCATGTTCTGACCATTGAAGACCCCATCGAATTCGTGCACGAATCCAAAAAATGTCTCGTGAATCAGCGGGAAGTCCATCGGGATACCCTTGGGTTTAACGAAGCCCTGCGCTCCGCCTTGCGGGAAGATCCGGACATCATCTTGGTGGGTGAGCTTCGAGATCTCGAAACCATTCGTTTGGCACTGACCGCGGCTGAAACCGGTCACTTGGTATTTGGCACGTTGCACACTACCTCAGCCGCAAAGACCATCGACCGGGTGGTAGACGTCTTCCCGGCGGAGGAAAAATCAATGGTTCGGTCGATGCTGTCCGAATCGCTGCAAGCGGTTGTTTCTCAGACTCTGATGAAGAAGATGGGCGGTGGCCGAATTGCGGCACACGAAATCATGATTGGTACCCCGGCTATTCGGAACCTTATCCGTGAAGATAAGATCGCGCAGATGTACTCGTCTATCCAGACCGGTGGCTCCCTGGGTATGCAAACACTGGATCAGTGTCTGGAAGGCTTGCTCAGAAAAGGGCTGATTTCCAGAGAAGATGCCCGTATGAAGGCGAAAATTCCGGATAATTTTTGA
- the rdgB gene encoding RdgB/HAM1 family non-canonical purine NTP pyrophosphatase, protein MPQKLVIASNNKGKIAELTDLLSPLGFSPVAQGELGVGEAEEPAVTFVENAILKARHAARETGLPALADDSGLAVDALGGQPGVRSARYAGASATDADNIEALLEALKDVPEQERSAQFHCVLVYLRHADDPTPVICHGRWPGQILSEPQGDGGFGYDPVFYAPEHDCSAAELTREQKGRISHRGRALTSLLEQLKGTD, encoded by the coding sequence ATGCCTCAGAAACTCGTTATTGCCAGCAACAACAAAGGCAAAATTGCCGAACTGACGGACCTACTCAGCCCGCTGGGGTTCAGCCCCGTCGCTCAGGGCGAGCTCGGTGTTGGCGAAGCCGAAGAGCCGGCCGTTACCTTTGTTGAAAACGCCATTTTGAAAGCCCGCCACGCTGCCCGTGAAACCGGCCTACCCGCTCTGGCCGACGACAGTGGGCTGGCAGTCGATGCTCTCGGCGGCCAGCCTGGCGTGCGCTCTGCCCGCTATGCTGGTGCCTCAGCAACAGATGCAGACAATATTGAAGCACTGCTAGAAGCGCTAAAAGATGTGCCCGAACAGGAGCGCAGTGCTCAGTTTCACTGCGTTCTGGTTTATCTGCGCCATGCGGATGATCCTACACCGGTTATTTGCCACGGCCGCTGGCCGGGCCAAATTCTTTCCGAGCCCCAGGGCGACGGTGGCTTTGGCTACGATCCGGTGTTCTACGCCCCCGAACACGATTGCAGCGCCGCCGAACTGACACGCGAGCAGAAAGGCCGCATTAGCCATCGCGGGCGCGCTTTAACCAGCTTGCTGGAACAACTCAAGGGCACCGATTAA
- a CDS encoding DUF4426 domain-containing protein, giving the protein MIIRSVTRFIALTFGLLLLTSHGQAGEKDFGDYQLHWSVFPSTMLTPEVAKANNLQRSKSIGVVNISIMTDNEHGQPQPLGGQVEGQVANDIQQVKFLAFRRIQEGDAVYFIAQYQYRAAELMTFNITARPTGYPQGLKVRFAHSLFND; this is encoded by the coding sequence ATGATCATTCGTTCTGTCACCCGCTTTATAGCCCTCACCTTTGGCCTGCTTCTATTGACCAGCCACGGTCAGGCCGGTGAAAAAGATTTTGGCGACTATCAGCTGCACTGGAGTGTTTTCCCCAGCACCATGCTGACCCCGGAAGTTGCCAAAGCCAACAACCTACAACGCAGTAAAAGCATCGGCGTGGTGAACATTTCCATCATGACCGACAACGAACACGGTCAACCACAACCACTAGGCGGGCAGGTAGAAGGACAAGTAGCTAACGACATCCAACAGGTTAAGTTTTTGGCCTTCCGCCGAATTCAGGAGGGCGATGCGGTTTACTTCATCGCCCAGTATCAATATCGCGCGGCGGAATTGATGACCTTCAACATTACGGCACGACCCACAGGCTATCCCCAAGGCCTGAAAGTGCGCTTCGCCCACTCCTTGTTTAACGACTAG
- the metW gene encoding methionine biosynthesis protein MetW encodes MRADLEIIQQWVEPGHHVLDLGCGDGTLLQYLQHERNATGFGLEINPDHITTCMGKGVSVIEQNLDTQGLDNFDDGMFDIVLMTQALQAVRRPDKVIDEMLRLGREGIVTFPNFAHWRLRWGLALSGRMPESDALPYKWYNTPNIRLCTFKDFEALCRQKGVKIKSRRVVDGQHQNSWLARAWPNLLGEIAIYRITRENT; translated from the coding sequence ATGAGAGCCGACTTAGAAATCATTCAGCAATGGGTAGAACCCGGCCACCACGTACTCGACCTGGGTTGCGGCGACGGCACTCTGCTCCAATATTTGCAGCACGAACGCAATGCCACCGGCTTCGGTCTAGAGATCAACCCAGACCACATCACCACGTGCATGGGCAAAGGCGTGTCGGTGATCGAGCAGAACCTGGACACTCAAGGCCTGGACAACTTCGATGACGGCATGTTCGATATCGTGCTGATGACCCAGGCCCTGCAAGCCGTGCGCAGGCCCGACAAAGTGATCGACGAGATGTTGCGGCTTGGCCGCGAAGGCATTGTCACCTTCCCTAACTTTGCTCACTGGCGCTTGCGCTGGGGCTTGGCTCTTAGCGGCCGCATGCCGGAATCAGACGCTTTGCCGTATAAATGGTACAACACCCCTAACATCCGCCTGTGCACCTTCAAAGACTTTGAAGCCTTGTGCCGGCAGAAAGGGGTAAAAATTAAAAGCCGCCGAGTCGTCGACGGCCAACATCAAAACAGCTGGCTGGCCCGTGCGTGGCCAAACCTGCTGGGCGAGATTGCGATTTACCGAATCACACGGGAGAACACCTGA
- a CDS encoding PilT/PilU family type 4a pilus ATPase — protein sequence MEFEKLLRLMVEKGGSDLFITAGVPPSMKVNGKVLPVTKNALTPEQTREFVYGAMNDKQRAEFDESHECNFAISARGIGRFRVSAFFQRNLCGMVLRRIEVKIPQIDELSLPEVIKDLAMTKRGLIMFVGATGTGKSTSLAAMLGHRNRNSRGHIISIEDPIEFIHQHQGCIVTQREVGIDTESFDVALKNTLRQAPDVILIGEVRTRQTMEYSVQFAETGHLCLATLHANNANQALDRIIQFFPPEQHNQIWMDLSLNLKAIVAQQLVPTPDGKGRKAVIEVLINTPLVADMIRKGEVHKLKELMSKSNESGMQTFDQALYKLYSEGSITYEDALAHADSANDLRLMIKLGSDAKGADSLSSSVDKLTIQDD from the coding sequence ATGGAATTTGAAAAGCTGTTGCGGCTAATGGTGGAAAAAGGCGGTTCGGACCTTTTTATCACCGCAGGTGTTCCGCCTAGCATGAAAGTGAATGGCAAGGTGTTGCCCGTCACTAAAAATGCGTTGACGCCGGAACAGACTCGAGAATTCGTCTATGGCGCGATGAATGACAAACAACGCGCTGAGTTCGACGAAAGCCATGAGTGTAACTTTGCCATCAGCGCCCGAGGCATCGGGCGTTTCCGGGTGAGTGCGTTTTTCCAGCGCAACCTATGCGGCATGGTGTTGCGACGCATTGAAGTGAAAATCCCGCAAATTGATGAGCTTTCATTGCCGGAAGTGATTAAAGACCTGGCCATGACCAAGCGTGGGCTGATCATGTTTGTAGGCGCTACCGGTACAGGTAAGTCCACCTCTTTGGCTGCCATGCTAGGGCATCGTAACCGGAATAGCCGCGGGCATATTATTTCCATTGAAGACCCGATTGAATTTATACATCAACACCAAGGCTGTATCGTCACTCAACGTGAAGTGGGCATAGATACTGAAAGTTTTGACGTGGCGCTGAAGAATACCCTGCGGCAGGCTCCGGATGTCATATTAATTGGTGAGGTGCGAACCCGTCAGACGATGGAGTATTCGGTACAGTTCGCTGAAACTGGCCACCTCTGTCTGGCAACTTTGCACGCGAATAATGCAAACCAAGCGCTGGACCGGATTATTCAGTTCTTCCCGCCGGAACAGCACAACCAGATTTGGATGGACTTGTCGCTGAATCTGAAAGCCATCGTAGCCCAACAGTTGGTGCCAACACCGGACGGTAAAGGCCGAAAAGCGGTTATTGAGGTGTTGATCAATACGCCTCTGGTGGCCGACATGATTCGCAAAGGCGAAGTACACAAACTTAAAGAGCTGATGTCGAAATCGAACGAAAGTGGCATGCAGACGTTCGATCAGGCGTTGTACAAGCTTTATTCTGAAGGCTCAATCACCTACGAAGACGCCCTAGCCCATGCGGATTCGGCCAACGATTTGCGCTTGATGATCAAGCTTGGCAGCGATGCAAAGGGAGCCGACAGTTTATCGTCGTCGGTTGATAAGCTGACCATTCAAGACGACTGA
- a CDS encoding dynamin family protein, giving the protein MSQQGTLSQQVEAYHDWKKDLIRQIGRYRLWLQDNNLFSEDVSTRIRHGLELLIEDELTIAFVGEYSRGKTELINALFFASYGQRMLPSEAGRTTMCPTELFFDRTSNESYLMLLPIETRTGELSLQQQRKRPENWVRHELAEDNPTVMREVLSEVARVKSVSIGEARKLGFDEDMLESDPRLPGNVLVPAWRNAQISIRHPLFERGLRILDTPGLNALGSEPELTMSMLPRAHAVIFILGADTGVTASDMTIWKEHINTDHADHRAGRFAVLNKVDVLWDDIQGETHTNDSIERVRTYTAEHLGMNQHDVLPLSAKQGLLARVRNDSDLFKRSNLGLLEKLIVQRILTHKEQLITQHLISDLLGMLQNSQAVMQYRLKSLEEEHAACSGSALDKPALARLAERAQKDYDFYYKKLITLRSSRRLMDSQGEILNNLVSEKRFEAHAEKVREIMMKSWSTAGMVRAMDHFFELLEIDLSNLLSEGQLAEKMVGSIYRRYNEDSRARHLEPIPLRAGRHVIAIRELRKKARRFRISPKNLMSEQSMLIRRFFNVMVSEARTLHCRARSDVARWPHEALLPIIQYSMEQKQLLEHQISRLRDLVRNDRDSRAERVRLQHAIADLRKQLELADNMVRHIRKPAPTMIQQKVVNIYGSA; this is encoded by the coding sequence ATGAGCCAGCAGGGAACACTGTCGCAGCAGGTGGAAGCCTACCACGACTGGAAGAAAGATCTGATACGCCAGATTGGCCGATACCGGTTGTGGCTTCAGGACAACAATCTTTTTTCAGAAGACGTCAGCACCCGCATCCGTCACGGGTTGGAGCTTCTGATTGAGGATGAACTGACCATCGCTTTCGTTGGTGAGTATTCCCGCGGCAAAACCGAACTGATTAACGCACTGTTTTTTGCCAGCTACGGACAGCGGATGCTGCCCTCCGAGGCTGGCCGCACCACCATGTGCCCCACGGAATTGTTCTTCGACCGTACCAGCAACGAGAGCTATCTCATGCTGCTTCCGATCGAAACACGCACCGGAGAGCTTTCTCTTCAGCAACAGCGCAAACGGCCTGAAAACTGGGTTCGACACGAATTGGCCGAAGACAATCCAACGGTGATGCGTGAAGTACTCTCCGAAGTAGCCCGAGTGAAAAGCGTCTCTATCGGTGAAGCTCGAAAGCTAGGGTTTGATGAAGACATGCTGGAATCAGACCCGCGGCTTCCGGGCAATGTACTGGTACCGGCCTGGCGAAACGCCCAAATCAGTATTCGTCATCCCCTGTTCGAACGTGGTCTGCGCATCCTCGACACGCCGGGGTTGAACGCTTTAGGTTCAGAACCCGAGCTGACCATGAGCATGCTGCCACGTGCTCATGCTGTGATTTTTATTCTGGGTGCAGACACCGGCGTTACCGCCAGCGACATGACCATCTGGAAAGAACACATCAACACGGACCATGCTGACCATCGCGCCGGCCGCTTTGCCGTGCTGAATAAAGTTGATGTGTTATGGGACGATATTCAGGGTGAAACCCACACCAACGATTCCATCGAACGCGTGCGCACTTACACCGCCGAGCACCTCGGCATGAATCAGCACGATGTGCTTCCGCTGTCCGCCAAGCAAGGCTTGCTGGCGAGGGTACGAAACGATTCAGACCTATTCAAACGCTCGAATCTCGGGTTGCTGGAAAAGTTGATTGTTCAGCGCATCCTGACCCACAAAGAGCAACTGATTACTCAGCACCTTATCAGCGATCTTTTGGGCATGCTGCAAAACAGCCAGGCTGTGATGCAGTACCGGCTTAAATCGCTGGAAGAAGAACACGCGGCCTGCTCCGGCTCTGCACTGGATAAGCCCGCACTCGCCCGGCTGGCAGAACGGGCACAGAAAGACTACGACTTTTATTATAAAAAACTGATCACTTTGCGCTCGTCACGTCGTTTGATGGATTCCCAAGGCGAGATATTAAACAACTTGGTCAGCGAAAAGCGCTTCGAAGCCCATGCTGAGAAAGTGCGTGAGATCATGATGAAAAGCTGGTCCACCGCCGGCATGGTTCGCGCGATGGATCACTTCTTCGAATTGCTGGAAATTGATCTGAGCAACCTGCTTTCCGAGGGCCAATTGGCCGAGAAAATGGTCGGCTCGATTTACCGACGCTATAACGAAGATTCTCGCGCCAGGCACTTGGAACCTATCCCACTAAGGGCCGGGCGCCATGTTATCGCCATCCGCGAGTTACGCAAAAAAGCACGTCGCTTCCGCATCAGCCCCAAGAATTTAATGTCCGAGCAATCGATGCTCATTCGCCGGTTCTTCAATGTGATGGTTAGCGAAGCCCGCACACTGCACTGCCGAGCCAGATCCGACGTTGCGCGCTGGCCACACGAAGCCTTACTGCCAATTATTCAGTACTCGATGGAGCAAAAGCAGCTGCTAGAGCATCAAATCAGCCGGCTAAGAGATCTTGTGCGAAACGACCGCGACAGCCGTGCCGAACGGGTGCGTTTGCAGCACGCCATCGCTGACCTGCGCAAACAACTCGAATTGGCCGACAACATGGTCCGCCACATTCGCAAGCCTGCACCGACCATGATCCAGCAGAAAGTCGTCAACATTTACGGCTCAGCCTGA
- a CDS encoding YggS family pyridoxal phosphate-dependent enzyme, producing the protein MSSIADNIRSVTRRIQKATHQAGRKPDSVRLLAVSKTRPPEDIRAAAQAGQTAFGENYLQEALDKIEVLRDLADIEWHFIGPIQSNKTRQIAEAFSWVHSVDRLKIARRLSEQRPDGLSPLNICLQVNVNAEESKSGCLLTELPELAATVSELPHLTLRGLMAIPDPNQSEADLKQSFQKLANALTQLHQTLPGAQQLDTLSMGMSSDLEPAIEEGATWVRVGSALFGARPAK; encoded by the coding sequence ATGAGCAGCATAGCAGACAACATCAGAAGCGTAACCCGACGCATACAAAAAGCAACACACCAGGCGGGTCGCAAGCCCGACAGTGTGCGGTTGTTGGCAGTTAGCAAGACTCGGCCACCGGAAGATATTCGTGCAGCGGCACAGGCTGGCCAAACCGCATTCGGCGAAAACTATCTGCAGGAAGCGTTGGACAAGATCGAAGTACTTAGGGATCTGGCTGATATTGAATGGCATTTCATCGGCCCGATTCAGTCCAACAAAACCCGGCAAATCGCCGAAGCCTTCTCTTGGGTACACAGCGTTGATCGCCTGAAAATTGCTCGTCGGCTCAGCGAACAGCGTCCGGATGGCCTCAGCCCGCTGAACATCTGCTTGCAGGTAAACGTCAACGCTGAAGAAAGTAAATCCGGTTGTTTGTTAACTGAGCTACCGGAACTTGCCGCTACCGTCAGCGAACTGCCCCACCTGACTCTACGAGGGTTAATGGCGATTCCGGATCCGAACCAGAGCGAAGCCGATTTAAAGCAGAGCTTTCAGAAACTGGCCAACGCACTAACCCAACTCCACCAAACTCTTCCCGGCGCACAGCAGCTCGACACGCTATCGATGGGTATGTCGAGCGACCTGGAACCGGCTATCGAAGAAGGCGCAACCTGGGTTCGAGTTGGCTCTGCCCTGTTTGGAGCTCGCCCGGCCAAATAG
- a CDS encoding homoserine O-acetyltransferase: protein MPDSLPTDSVGLVSPQTIHFDSPIELACGQSLESYDLVVETYGTLNAEASNAVLICHALSGHHHAAGYHSYDDKKPGWWDSCIGPGKPIDTNRFFVVCLNNLGGCHGSSGPSSINPGTGKLYGPDFPVITVADWVKSQARLADRLGIQQWAAVVGGSLGGMQALQWSLDYPDRLRHSVIVASTPRLTAQNIAFNEVARQAITSDTDFHEGRYDEASTLPRRGLMLARMVGHITYLSDAAMGEKFGRELREEAFKFGYDAEFQVESYLRYQGERFSETFDANTYLLMTRALDYFDPAYEFGGDLSKALAPAKCEYLVLSFSTDWRFSPARSEEMVNAMISARKKVSYAEIDAPWGHDAFLIPTPRYTNAFTAYMDRVAREVGA from the coding sequence ATGCCCGACTCCCTGCCTACGGATTCCGTGGGCCTAGTTAGCCCGCAAACCATTCATTTCGACTCCCCCATCGAACTGGCCTGTGGTCAATCTTTGGAAAGCTATGATTTGGTCGTGGAAACCTACGGCACCCTAAATGCCGAAGCCAGCAACGCGGTTCTCATTTGCCACGCACTTAGTGGTCATCACCACGCCGCCGGTTATCATTCCTATGATGATAAAAAGCCCGGGTGGTGGGACAGCTGTATAGGCCCGGGTAAACCGATCGATACCAACCGTTTTTTTGTGGTTTGCCTGAACAACCTCGGCGGTTGTCACGGAAGCAGCGGCCCCAGCTCAATCAACCCCGGTACAGGCAAGCTTTACGGGCCGGACTTCCCCGTCATCACCGTTGCCGATTGGGTAAAAAGTCAGGCCAGACTGGCTGACCGCCTCGGCATTCAACAGTGGGCTGCGGTTGTTGGCGGCTCGCTTGGGGGCATGCAAGCGCTCCAATGGAGCCTGGACTATCCTGATCGCCTTCGACACTCGGTGATCGTCGCCTCTACACCGCGACTGACCGCTCAGAACATCGCGTTTAACGAAGTTGCCCGCCAGGCCATCACATCTGACACCGATTTTCATGAAGGCCGTTATGATGAGGCCAGCACTCTACCCCGGCGCGGTTTGATGCTGGCTCGCATGGTCGGGCACATCACTTATCTGTCGGATGCGGCTATGGGCGAGAAGTTCGGTCGTGAACTGCGTGAAGAGGCGTTCAAATTTGGATACGACGCCGAATTTCAGGTTGAAAGCTACCTGCGCTATCAAGGCGAACGCTTCTCCGAAACCTTCGACGCGAACACTTACCTCCTAATGACCCGCGCTCTGGACTATTTTGACCCCGCTTACGAATTCGGCGGTGATCTGTCCAAAGCGCTTGCGCCGGCTAAATGCGAATATCTGGTGCTGTCGTTCAGCACGGACTGGCGCTTCTCGCCGGCCCGCTCTGAGGAAATGGTGAATGCCATGATTTCCGCTCGCAAGAAAGTCAGTTACGCCGAAATCGATGCGCCTTGGGGCCACGATGCGTTCCTGATCCCAACCCCGCGATACACCAACGCGTTCACAGCGTACATGGACCGGGTAGCACGGGAGGTGGGCGCATGA